Proteins encoded within one genomic window of Thermococcus sp. MV5:
- a CDS encoding lipopolysaccharide assembly protein LapB, which produces MEEDIINTIFDLVEMIADPKVRAITYARIGLELFRIEDPRYIQAFRKSFGAAELVEDIRELVDILINIGIYIGETNKNSAVKVFGHVVELVDALPSQDRDRTLEKIIRSMLKLGITEHALSYAVLIRDSKIRNEVLFSILKKYLSDGDLKNAIRVSKEVLEEPWSSKAKSEILKFHIDRGEIENALEIFNTIEENRAKLLIEIAEELMKYPEYLSKFLNSLGEDELREVSKNLLGILIDSPRREYIDIVEEIARKVPDETIKVKTVAFLNRLGEMEKALKYAKEIKDDYLRSLAFGEVAIAYLKQQDLDRAIEVVMNVKDPRWNSRLLGEILVRVFKLATEESLEEKH; this is translated from the coding sequence ATGGAAGAGGATATTATCAACACAATTTTTGATCTAGTCGAGATGATTGCAGATCCAAAAGTTAGGGCAATTACTTATGCGCGTATTGGCTTGGAACTTTTTAGAATAGAGGATCCCAGGTATATACAAGCATTTAGAAAATCTTTTGGAGCTGCAGAGCTTGTTGAGGATATACGTGAGCTGGTTGACATTCTTATAAACATTGGGATATACATAGGCGAGACAAACAAGAATTCAGCAGTTAAGGTTTTTGGGCATGTTGTAGAACTTGTTGACGCATTGCCTTCTCAAGACAGAGACAGAACATTAGAGAAAATAATAAGATCAATGCTGAAGCTTGGGATCACTGAACATGCGCTCTCATATGCAGTGCTGATCAGGGACAGTAAAATAAGGAATGAGGTGCTTTTCTCAATCCTCAAGAAATATCTCTCTGACGGGGACTTGAAGAATGCTATTCGGGTTTCAAAGGAAGTTCTTGAAGAACCTTGGAGCTCTAAGGCAAAATCAGAGATCTTAAAGTTCCATATCGATAGAGGTGAAATTGAAAATGCATTGGAAATTTTCAATACTATCGAAGAGAACAGGGCGAAGTTGCTCATAGAGATTGCTGAGGAGCTTATGAAGTATCCTGAGTATCTCTCTAAGTTTCTCAACTCATTGGGAGAGGATGAGCTAAGAGAAGTGTCTAAGAATTTATTGGGTATTCTAATCGATTCCCCAAGAAGGGAATACATAGACATAGTAGAGGAGATTGCAAGAAAAGTGCCCGATGAGACCATTAAAGTGAAAACTGTAGCTTTCTTGAATAGACTCGGGGAGATGGAAAAGGCCCTAAAATATGCAAAGGAGATAAAAGATGATTATCTACGATCCTTAGCCTTCGGAGAGGTGGCAATAGCCTACCTTAAACAGCAAGACCTAGACAGGGCTATAGAAGTTGTAATGAATGTTAAAGACCCCAGATGGAACTCGCGACTTCTGGGAGAGATACTTGTTAGGGTATTCAAATTGGCAACAGAAGAAAGTTTGGAGGAAAAGCATTAG
- a CDS encoding MFS transporter, with translation MSEVEVIDKAKFGRFHYSLLGILGTIWAFIAINTLSVSFVIPLISKEPTFQGSLSKLGAMGSAALWGMLVGAWSFGTLSDYLGRKKALGLAITLFGLGSIASSFAGTLDQLIGLRFIVGLGLGGALPVASSYFAEFMPTKIRGAMISVLESFWAIGTIVIGIVAIILKASWRSMLLFGGSVLALLPLILWLPESPRFLALKGKTRDAEKILERIFGVKAKVEQPQETRAKVTVLELWQKYGKITLMLSIAWFSIAFAYYGFFVWLPKFLAATLKITVFKSFQYFIITAIAQLPGYWSAAYLLEKIGRRKTLSGYLLLSGLAGVMFYNYASSGNVSMILTSAVLFSFFNLGAWGAIYAYTPELYPTEVRGSGTGWAGAMARIGGGLAPILAGRIMETSTVGIAVLVIAIVSIIGAFDVFILGKETKGTKLV, from the coding sequence GTGAGTGAAGTGGAGGTTATAGATAAAGCGAAATTCGGAAGGTTTCATTATTCACTTTTGGGTATACTTGGAACCATATGGGCTTTTATAGCGATAAACACGCTCTCAGTAAGTTTTGTAATCCCTCTTATAAGTAAGGAACCTACCTTTCAAGGGAGCCTAAGCAAGCTTGGTGCAATGGGTTCTGCAGCACTCTGGGGAATGTTAGTTGGAGCATGGTCATTTGGAACACTATCCGACTATCTTGGAAGAAAAAAAGCTTTAGGACTAGCAATTACCCTTTTTGGCCTTGGTAGTATTGCAAGCAGCTTTGCAGGTACATTGGACCAACTTATTGGTCTCAGATTTATCGTAGGTTTAGGCCTTGGAGGGGCCCTTCCTGTAGCGAGCTCATACTTTGCAGAATTCATGCCTACAAAAATCAGAGGAGCAATGATCTCAGTTCTCGAAAGCTTTTGGGCAATCGGTACAATAGTAATAGGAATAGTTGCAATAATCTTAAAAGCCAGCTGGAGAAGCATGCTCCTCTTTGGAGGCTCGGTCTTGGCACTATTACCCTTAATACTGTGGCTCCCAGAATCCCCGAGATTCTTGGCTCTGAAGGGAAAAACCAGGGATGCTGAGAAAATACTAGAAAGAATATTTGGAGTCAAAGCAAAAGTGGAACAACCACAGGAAACAAGAGCAAAAGTTACTGTTCTAGAGCTCTGGCAGAAATATGGAAAAATTACTCTAATGTTATCAATTGCATGGTTTAGCATCGCTTTTGCCTATTACGGGTTTTTTGTATGGCTTCCAAAGTTCTTAGCGGCTACTCTTAAAATAACAGTGTTTAAAAGCTTCCAATACTTTATAATAACTGCCATAGCCCAGCTGCCTGGTTATTGGAGCGCCGCTTATCTCTTAGAAAAAATTGGAAGAAGAAAAACGCTTTCAGGATATTTACTTCTCTCAGGGCTCGCGGGAGTAATGTTTTACAACTACGCAAGTTCTGGAAATGTATCAATGATCCTCACTAGTGCCGTGCTCTTCAGTTTCTTCAACCTAGGAGCATGGGGAGCCATATATGCATATACTCCCGAACTCTATCCAACAGAAGTTAGGGGAAGCGGAACTGGTTGGGCCGGTGCAATGGCCAGAATCGGTGGGGGATTAGCCCCAATACTAGCAGGAAGAATCATGGAAACATCCACAGTTGGAATAGCGGTGCTGGTAATAGCGATTGTATCAATAATAGGTGCTTTTGACGTCTTTATCCTTGGAAAAGAAACAAAAGGAACAAAATTAGTGTAA
- a CDS encoding damage-control phosphatase produces MRIHYECFMCIADQCQRIIEMSTDDLEKRKKAAVFAAKLMSKLKEDSISGIVASEIFSELYKFLGVEDPFKEYKERSNELAKKVLGSIEKNLDIDLKTALKLSIVGNIIDFAVGYSLEKIEEDIIQLINEDLYIDNSKELFDRLKDAKILLYLTDNCGEIYFDKLFLKKIREEFPDIKVYIAGKEQPAINDVTVEDLRNAGLQEVGEIVSTGFGIVGVPFDRISGKFKEIFESADIIIAKGQANFETLNELGDDRIFHLLKAKCKPIARELRVPQGAILCI; encoded by the coding sequence ATGAGAATTCATTATGAATGTTTCATGTGTATTGCTGATCAGTGTCAGAGAATCATTGAAATGTCAACAGATGACTTGGAGAAACGGAAAAAAGCAGCAGTTTTTGCAGCAAAACTCATGAGTAAACTTAAGGAAGATTCAATCTCGGGAATAGTTGCTAGTGAAATATTTTCTGAGCTCTATAAGTTTCTTGGGGTTGAGGATCCATTTAAGGAATATAAAGAACGCTCAAATGAGCTTGCGAAAAAAGTTTTGGGCAGTATTGAAAAAAATTTGGACATTGATCTTAAGACTGCCCTTAAGCTTTCAATAGTTGGAAACATCATTGATTTTGCAGTAGGGTATTCTCTAGAAAAAATAGAGGAGGACATTATCCAGTTGATTAATGAAGACCTGTACATTGACAACTCAAAGGAGCTTTTTGACAGACTTAAGGATGCAAAGATACTTCTTTACCTCACCGATAATTGTGGGGAGATATATTTCGACAAGCTCTTTTTGAAAAAAATACGTGAAGAATTTCCCGATATTAAGGTATATATTGCTGGAAAAGAGCAGCCTGCTATTAACGATGTTACGGTGGAAGACCTAAGAAATGCAGGCCTTCAAGAAGTTGGAGAAATAGTGTCCACAGGCTTTGGAATTGTAGGGGTCCCGTTTGACAGGATTTCTGGGAAGTTTAAAGAGATCTTTGAAAGTGCCGACATAATTATAGCAAAAGGTCAAGCAAACTTTGAGACATTAAACGAGCTCGGCGATGATAGAATATTCCATCTGTTGAAGGCAAAATGTAAACCGATTGCGAGAGAGTTAAGGGTTCCACAGGGGGCCATCCTATGTATATAG
- a CDS encoding winged helix-turn-helix domain-containing protein, whose amino-acid sequence MYFALPKSALQVFNALEDRPISSKELARKTNLSERTVRYALKVLKENGLVEEIFFLRDARRRGYKRKKLTPG is encoded by the coding sequence ATTTACTTTGCTTTACCCAAATCAGCTCTTCAAGTCTTCAATGCCTTAGAGGATAGGCCAATATCTTCTAAAGAGCTAGCAAGAAAAACCAACCTTTCTGAAAGGACTGTCAGATATGCGTTGAAAGTTTTGAAGGAAAATGGGCTTGTTGAGGAGATATTTTTCTTACGCGATGCCCGAAGAAGAGGGTATAAACGAAAGAAACTCACTCCGGGCTGA
- a CDS encoding signal recognition particle protein Srp54, with protein sequence MVLDKLGQSLNNALRKLTRASTVDEALVREVVRDIQRALITSDVNVRLVLDLTKKIEKRALEEKPPAGVSKKEHIIKIVYEELTNFLGKEAKPIEIKAKPTILLTVGIQGSGKTTSVAKLARYFQKHGYKVGVVCSDTWRPGAYHQLKQLVESHGIEVFGDPEEKDAIKLAKEGVEYFRKKGVDVIIVDSAGRHKEEKGLIKEMRQISDTIDPHEVILVIDGTIGQQAYNQALAFKEATPIGSIIVTKLDGSAKGGGALSAVVATGAPIKFIGVGEKIDDLEPFDPKRFVSRLLGLGDIQGLLEKFEELSKEVEFKEEDVEKFLRGKFNLKDMYAQLEAMSKMGPLQQILKMIPGMGYSIPDEMIKVSEARLKKFKVIMDSMTEEELENPEIINYSRIKRIARGSGTTPKDVRELLNQYNQMKKFFKGMDKRKLAKMARKFNVGGFGL encoded by the coding sequence ATGGTGCTTGATAAACTAGGACAGTCATTAAACAATGCTCTGAGAAAGCTTACACGTGCAAGCACAGTTGATGAAGCCCTTGTGAGAGAGGTTGTTAGAGATATTCAGAGAGCTTTAATCACGAGTGATGTTAATGTTCGTCTTGTTCTTGATTTAACCAAAAAAATAGAAAAGAGGGCCCTAGAGGAAAAACCCCCTGCTGGGGTCTCCAAAAAAGAGCATATAATAAAGATAGTGTATGAGGAACTTACAAACTTCCTAGGAAAAGAGGCCAAGCCAATTGAAATCAAAGCAAAACCCACTATACTTTTGACAGTAGGTATCCAAGGTTCTGGAAAAACTACAAGTGTTGCAAAGCTGGCTCGCTATTTTCAGAAACACGGTTACAAAGTTGGAGTGGTGTGTTCAGACACATGGCGTCCTGGTGCTTATCACCAGCTTAAACAGCTTGTAGAATCCCATGGTATCGAAGTCTTTGGAGATCCCGAGGAAAAAGATGCAATAAAACTTGCAAAAGAAGGTGTTGAGTATTTCAGAAAGAAAGGAGTAGATGTGATAATAGTCGACTCTGCTGGAAGACATAAGGAAGAGAAAGGCTTAATTAAGGAAATGAGACAAATAAGCGATACAATAGATCCACATGAAGTCATCCTCGTAATAGACGGTACTATCGGGCAACAGGCATATAACCAGGCTTTAGCCTTCAAAGAGGCAACCCCCATTGGATCGATTATTGTTACCAAACTTGATGGTTCTGCAAAAGGAGGAGGGGCTTTATCCGCAGTAGTCGCTACTGGCGCTCCAATAAAATTCATTGGTGTAGGAGAGAAAATAGATGATCTTGAACCATTTGACCCGAAAAGATTTGTGTCAAGGCTTCTCGGACTTGGAGACATCCAAGGGCTGCTAGAGAAGTTTGAAGAGCTGAGCAAGGAAGTAGAGTTTAAAGAAGAGGATGTAGAAAAGTTCCTCAGAGGGAAATTCAACCTCAAGGATATGTACGCCCAACTTGAGGCCATGAGTAAAATGGGGCCCCTTCAGCAAATATTGAAGATGATCCCAGGAATGGGGTACTCCATTCCCGACGAAATGATAAAAGTCAGTGAAGCCAGATTAAAGAAATTCAAAGTTATTATGGACTCCATGACTGAGGAGGAACTTGAAAATCCCGAAATAATAAACTATTCCCGGATAAAGAGAATAGCCCGCGGTTCAGGCACAACACCAAAAGATGTGAGAGAGTTACTCAACCAATACAATCAAATGAAAAAATTCTTTAAGGGTATGGATAAAAGAAAATTGGCCAAGATGGCCAGGAAGTTTAATGTTGGAGGGTTTGGTCTATGA
- a CDS encoding cupin domain-containing protein: MVLKINLEDKIKEINKPWSPVEIARINEYVIRMALFDGEYHWHKHTNEDELFYVYKGSIVIQLKDQSDVILHEGEMVVVPKGIEHCPKALKPSYVLMFEPAVLKSKGD, from the coding sequence ATGGTTTTGAAGATTAATTTAGAGGATAAGATTAAAGAAATTAACAAACCGTGGTCTCCAGTTGAAATAGCTCGGATTAACGAATACGTAATCAGAATGGCTCTATTTGATGGTGAGTACCACTGGCATAAGCATACAAATGAGGATGAGCTTTTTTATGTATATAAAGGGAGTATAGTGATTCAACTAAAGGATCAGTCTGACGTAATCTTACACGAAGGTGAAATGGTAGTGGTGCCAAAGGGCATTGAACACTGTCCTAAAGCTTTGAAACCATCATACGTCTTAATGTTTGAACCTGCAGTATTGAAAAGTAAAGGGGATTAG
- a CDS encoding nucleotidyltransferase domain-containing protein — translation MPREKVVRVWDEREVVYSPKRWAILREKREKALKIMERLEQFDPYVYGSVARGDVRKDSDIDIIIPYKISSFLVELSLEKIPFQNRRIVMATPWHLIKAHIEIDEETTVTFPLINPTDREFEFYKWGGMVNIWGVKTNLRVPGVNKKLILIVPTNKGHVEKEVVGRESEVAKALGVSIELVQERVKILTRRDSIGRTGIYLNEEVPDWMSFEEALKRIADRDPNIRRKIKESGGI, via the coding sequence ATGCCAAGAGAAAAAGTTGTGAGAGTGTGGGACGAGAGAGAAGTGGTCTATTCCCCTAAAAGATGGGCAATTTTAAGGGAAAAAAGGGAAAAGGCATTAAAAATAATGGAAAGGCTGGAACAGTTTGATCCCTATGTTTATGGAAGCGTTGCTAGGGGAGACGTGAGAAAAGACAGTGATATAGATATAATCATCCCCTATAAGATCTCAAGCTTTTTAGTTGAGCTTAGCCTGGAGAAGATCCCCTTTCAAAATAGAAGGATTGTAATGGCCACTCCATGGCATTTAATAAAGGCCCATATCGAGATTGATGAAGAGACAACGGTAACATTCCCTCTTATAAATCCTACTGACAGGGAATTCGAATTTTATAAATGGGGAGGAATGGTCAATATTTGGGGAGTCAAGACAAATCTAAGAGTTCCTGGAGTTAATAAGAAGCTGATTCTGATAGTTCCTACAAATAAAGGCCACGTGGAGAAGGAAGTTGTGGGGAGAGAAAGCGAAGTTGCAAAGGCTCTTGGAGTGAGCATCGAACTTGTACAAGAGAGGGTAAAGATACTTACAAGAAGAGACTCAATAGGAAGGACAGGAATTTATCTCAATGAAGAGGTGCCCGATTGGATGAGCTTTGAAGAGGCATTGAAAAGAATAGCCGATAGAGACCCCAACATTAGAAGAAAGATCAAAGAAAGTGGCGGAATTTGA
- a CDS encoding phosphoribosyltransferase family protein → MSQIEAVKEKLRVIRILRLLKKNYTYEELSRITGLPITVLNRYVRGKVLPSTQRTKELIEILSPYLNLEEEVRRRIIFDKHGLFDNLKILSDSDLMSLIAENIASKYREIKIDKILTAATDGIPLAIHIGNELGVDVVYAKKKREVGVEKFYEVNYVSSSSGSVMTLYLPYWAIKKGENVLIVDDVVRSGETQKALLEMCKQANATPVGMFFLISVGNVVERINEEYKIPVDIMIQL, encoded by the coding sequence TTGAGTCAAATAGAAGCTGTCAAGGAAAAACTTCGAGTTATCAGGATTTTAAGGCTTTTGAAGAAGAATTACACCTATGAAGAGTTATCAAGAATTACAGGCCTTCCAATTACAGTGCTAAATAGGTATGTAAGAGGGAAAGTCCTCCCAAGTACACAGAGGACTAAAGAGTTAATAGAGATACTCTCACCCTACCTAAACCTAGAAGAAGAGGTTAGGCGGAGGATAATATTTGATAAGCATGGGTTGTTTGATAATTTGAAGATTCTTAGTGATAGTGACTTAATGAGCCTCATTGCTGAGAACATTGCATCAAAATATAGAGAAATAAAGATAGACAAAATACTAACGGCTGCCACAGATGGTATCCCTCTAGCAATCCACATCGGAAATGAACTTGGTGTTGACGTAGTTTATGCCAAAAAGAAAAGAGAGGTTGGTGTAGAGAAATTTTATGAGGTGAATTATGTATCAAGTTCTTCTGGTAGTGTTATGACACTTTATCTCCCCTATTGGGCCATTAAAAAAGGAGAAAATGTACTCATAGTAGATGATGTTGTGAGGAGTGGAGAAACTCAAAAGGCATTATTGGAAATGTGTAAGCAGGCAAATGCCACCCCTGTAGGGATGTTCTTCCTGATAAGCGTTGGTAACGTAGTTGAAAGAATAAACGAGGAATATAAGATCCCCGTGGATATTATGATCCAACTTTGA
- a CDS encoding YkgJ family cysteine cluster protein: protein MEKRWVATIHLDTLQIENDPSFKFKCLPGCGRCCIELDIPLRDEDIAKIEDLGYNAWEFVDYEKMFYRGNKFLGYGLKKRPFDEACPFLQEDGKCKIYSHRPLACKLYPFILVRHGLTLEVYLKEDSFCKGINHPEGEPITLELVLRYFGDVIREYQHKLGISNTHYKPENLTI from the coding sequence GTGGAAAAAAGGTGGGTAGCCACAATCCATTTAGATACTCTCCAAATTGAAAATGATCCTTCTTTTAAATTTAAGTGCTTACCAGGATGTGGTAGATGCTGCATTGAGTTAGACATACCTTTAAGGGATGAAGACATCGCCAAAATAGAGGATCTTGGGTACAACGCGTGGGAATTTGTTGATTATGAGAAAATGTTCTATCGCGGGAACAAATTTTTAGGGTATGGTCTGAAAAAGAGACCATTCGACGAGGCTTGCCCCTTCCTTCAGGAAGATGGTAAGTGCAAGATATACTCCCACCGACCACTTGCATGTAAACTCTATCCCTTTATTTTAGTTAGACATGGCCTAACCCTTGAAGTATACCTCAAAGAAGATTCTTTCTGTAAGGGGATTAACCATCCTGAGGGGGAACCTATTACACTTGAACTTGTCCTCAGATACTTTGGCGACGTTATTAGAGAATACCAGCATAAACTGGGAATTTCAAACACACACTATAAACCAGAAAATCTTACAATTTGA
- a CDS encoding DUF257 family protein, which produces MKQSLHKIWNSIKYGETVLIEHDSVTSPVLGFYHLISWARENGNTVVVDDVLDTLYMYKIHLELAGFDTSILDDIKVIKAGGRLEVGQILGRISLEEPSIRESEYKRILNSISPNDKVVNPVLGFEKLLLIADSKQDTLTTMNTVLSFTGTKRIAFYFITTDLLEKSVPYALLLFEDMATTVIRVTKKERMFSFSVVKSVNNEIDGVEVVI; this is translated from the coding sequence GTGAAACAGAGCCTTCATAAAATTTGGAATTCAATAAAATATGGAGAGACTGTCTTAATTGAACATGACTCAGTGACGAGTCCAGTTTTAGGATTTTATCACTTGATAAGTTGGGCTAGAGAGAATGGAAACACTGTGGTAGTGGATGATGTTTTAGACACCCTTTACATGTATAAGATTCATTTGGAGTTAGCTGGTTTTGATACAAGTATTCTGGATGATATTAAAGTGATAAAGGCTGGAGGCAGGCTTGAGGTTGGTCAAATTCTCGGGCGTATTAGTCTCGAAGAACCCTCCATTAGAGAGAGTGAGTATAAGAGGATCCTCAACTCCATCTCACCAAATGACAAAGTAGTTAATCCTGTTTTGGGCTTTGAAAAACTTTTATTAATAGCTGACTCTAAGCAAGATACTTTAACTACTATGAACACAGTTCTCTCTTTCACTGGAACCAAAAGGATAGCATTCTACTTTATTACTACTGATTTATTAGAGAAAAGTGTCCCTTATGCTTTGTTATTGTTTGAGGATATGGCAACTACTGTGATTCGGGTAACTAAGAAAGAGAGAATGTTCTCTTTTAGTGTCGTGAAGTCAGTAAATAACGAAATCGACGGTGTGGAAGTTGTGATATAA
- the mtnP gene encoding S-methyl-5'-thioadenosine phosphorylase, producing MVRIAIIGGSGVYDPKLLQNLREEVMRTPYGDIKVKVGTYKGEEVAFLARHGERHSVPPHKINYRANIWGLHELGVERILSTSAVGSLNEAMKPGDFVILDQLIDFTKNRTYTFYDGEDALHERKFVAHVDFTDPYCPELRDSLIRAARELGFSYHPRGTYAAMEGPRFETRAEIRALRILGADVVGMTQSPEAILARELEMCYASVAIVTNYAAGISKTKLTHSEVVELMQQKSEEIKLLLMRAVEYIPKIRRCACKDALKGATG from the coding sequence ATGGTAAGAATAGCCATAATCGGTGGATCAGGGGTATATGATCCAAAACTTCTTCAAAATTTGAGGGAAGAAGTCATGAGGACTCCCTATGGGGATATTAAAGTCAAGGTTGGGACATATAAGGGGGAGGAAGTAGCATTTTTGGCAAGACATGGAGAAAGGCACAGCGTCCCTCCCCACAAGATAAACTACCGGGCTAACATATGGGGGTTGCATGAGCTTGGTGTTGAGAGGATATTATCAACTTCGGCAGTGGGTTCATTAAATGAGGCCATGAAACCTGGGGATTTTGTGATACTGGATCAACTGATAGACTTTACCAAAAACAGGACATATACATTCTATGATGGGGAAGATGCCCTCCATGAGAGAAAATTTGTGGCTCATGTTGATTTCACAGATCCTTACTGTCCAGAGCTTAGGGATTCTTTAATTAGGGCTGCAAGAGAACTTGGCTTCAGCTACCATCCGAGGGGGACTTATGCTGCAATGGAAGGCCCAAGGTTTGAAACAAGGGCTGAAATTAGGGCCTTGAGAATATTGGGTGCAGATGTTGTAGGGATGACACAGTCACCTGAGGCTATCTTAGCTAGAGAACTAGAAATGTGCTATGCTAGTGTTGCTATAGTGACTAACTACGCCGCAGGAATAAGCAAAACTAAGCTTACTCATTCAGAAGTAGTTGAACTTATGCAACAGAAAAGTGAGGAGATTAAGCTTCTCCTCATGAGAGCCGTTGAATACATCCCAAAAATTAGAAGATGTGCGTGCAAAGATGCTTTAAAAGGTGCTACCGGTTGA
- a CDS encoding L-threonylcarbamoyladenylate synthase: MTIIINMRKGVDWEKIKIAARFIKEAKLVAFPTETVYGLGADALNDNAVRKIFKAKGRPPDNPLIIHIADFNQVYELARDVPERAKILAENFWPGPLTIVLPKKEEVPYVTTGGLDTVAIRMPAHEIALALIKSSGRPIAAPSANISGKPSPTLLEHVVDDFYGKIECIIDGGETKIGVESTVIDLTTDPPMLLRPGGLPLERIKSIIGEVKIHPAVKGKAVELAKAPGMKYKHYAPEAQVIIIDGERERVIKKIKELIDEYKKQGIKVGVMATGDFYEADAYFNIGESEEEIARNLFKALRELDKSEVEIILAEGIAERGLGLAVMNRLKKAAGYRIIKV; encoded by the coding sequence ATGACGATAATAATAAATATGCGAAAAGGTGTGGATTGGGAGAAAATTAAGATAGCTGCAAGATTTATTAAAGAGGCTAAGTTAGTTGCATTTCCTACGGAAACCGTGTATGGGCTTGGGGCAGACGCTCTTAATGATAACGCTGTGAGAAAGATATTCAAAGCCAAGGGCAGGCCCCCCGATAACCCTCTTATAATACACATAGCAGATTTTAATCAGGTTTATGAACTGGCAAGAGACGTCCCCGAGAGAGCCAAAATTTTAGCCGAAAACTTCTGGCCTGGCCCATTAACAATAGTATTGCCCAAAAAAGAGGAAGTTCCCTACGTTACCACAGGAGGTCTGGACACCGTTGCAATACGAATGCCTGCTCATGAAATTGCCCTTGCATTGATAAAATCAAGTGGCCGACCAATTGCCGCACCATCTGCAAATATTAGTGGAAAACCTAGCCCCACTCTATTAGAACATGTCGTCGATGATTTCTACGGGAAAATAGAATGCATAATAGACGGGGGAGAAACTAAAATCGGCGTTGAATCTACAGTGATAGATCTCACAACCGACCCCCCAATGCTCCTAAGGCCAGGAGGCCTCCCTCTAGAAAGAATAAAAAGCATCATCGGTGAAGTTAAAATACATCCCGCAGTCAAAGGAAAGGCCGTAGAGCTTGCAAAAGCCCCAGGAATGAAATACAAACACTACGCTCCAGAGGCCCAAGTAATAATAATCGATGGCGAACGTGAACGAGTTATTAAGAAGATCAAAGAGCTTATTGATGAGTATAAAAAACAAGGAATAAAAGTAGGTGTTATGGCGACAGGAGATTTCTATGAGGCAGATGCATATTTCAACATAGGTGAGAGTGAAGAGGAGATAGCTCGCAATTTATTTAAAGCCCTCAGAGAGCTAGATAAAAGTGAAGTGGAGATAATACTGGCAGAAGGAATAGCAGAAAGGGGATTAGGCCTAGCCGTGATGAATAGGCTTAAGAAAGCTGCCGGCTACAGAATCATAAAAGTCTAA
- a CDS encoding Lrp/AsnC family transcriptional regulator — translation MIEAFVLIIVKPGNEDLVYDKLNGVSQVKEIYKVYGEYDIILRVEVDNIKALDEFHDTVLRKIREIEMTETLIASSYGS, via the coding sequence ATGATAGAGGCCTTTGTGTTGATTATTGTTAAGCCCGGAAATGAAGATTTGGTATACGACAAACTGAATGGAGTTTCTCAAGTTAAGGAGATATACAAGGTTTACGGAGAATATGATATTATACTCCGTGTTGAAGTAGATAATATCAAGGCCCTCGATGAATTTCATGACACAGTTTTGAGAAAAATACGGGAGATAGAAATGACCGAGACATTAATAGCAAGCTCCTATGGGAGCTGA